A genomic stretch from Diachasmimorpha longicaudata isolate KC_UGA_2023 chromosome 2, iyDiaLong2, whole genome shotgun sequence includes:
- the LOC135170161 gene encoding mucin-2-like isoform X3 — protein sequence MTSLLMSDSMVINQEITNLNNMSQQQQQLILNQQPHAQQQQQLMEQHISQYEEQNGRQSMYTEQMQQMQILHEQQLQQPENQYDQIAITNQLNHQQNFHYANQMNDQPVQTLQQKHMNQQPRRFQQMQRHNVQLHQVSSLDASLQPMQNYDRHHGNDTFVENTQNRNRAQTLLHSPMRHCHHHSIQHPKGQNYHRTPNQSQDQFYMQLPHQQQRFNNSAINPHIDIIQPNRSIAPNINSSEDRRGHHRIHSVNEEDIRSKEMTQQIYQRRLLMHNHGRQRHHVQSGNLQNINNDNMQGIYKQHHSQFQRNYDEVKRSHMEIKDYQPYMIVSQASECSTVSNIIESNAPSGQPNNSHFNQRTPMWEENRHPQSSHHSLPISVNNGTCNNMDRVPPLHHHIPPIPTWPDEVARKKEKPAKSLIKKPRHHVAEIRSNHVQQSNTSSREDLDGSPSNNQIGSTVGNSPSFLEDPSGYLAQQTALLNNTISKQTGVSNSRMILSTPKVTRINNNQEKSSQYVPQPERSSAISPISLSKNSVKYYNTSPIIVHSSMTPTSVGVNSNDTDDNACQGCLISRNTQYVQDQYKHQHMNQDPVTSSTFSERLSTNPHMDPRPIQGETISTSHESPVRINSPANSDNPSSSVSGIFSPVSPQSLISSQPSSPRSYSQPPTPYTNQLSPQLMTPVSQQPSHSFVTETQEQPVSITSASSTSSSSPCSQRTLRPKNPSSPLLKKCALRQRTSNGYQSHSYTTASVYLPMMPFHSSTAITTMASGHTFSSGTLTSVSAGKANTVTVSINMPSSIRKTVIPNILSTKDQHPITTSTNIVTSTIVSPTNSSTINYGHMKNRVLSKSPLEMAQSVVSSIQLPPVSAKPTVAYHQAHLTRLHRDHHLQEQQQQQQHQQQTHQLSQLQQQQQQQQQQQSNLQAHNMLTSTGMLKQSASSTLPAGHILVPSVSQLIMANSGIEISGIMTPARTKIISNTSSMVPISVSPMVTSITGAISQVIPTVHVAHQVIGQPTVLVNTIQTPVLIQPSVMTVDEIGQNVVIPHLTVTTNNGLQNTQSIGETNQDVTRKIGSTGTANRQPTLLSPETGMKKKVYKKRKSNPSTAGSILHIAPSPQNTSMLIQAQSHSAQQNFETQNVGAPMFQALTIIPEKGGVPAQLVMNGQTDATSQLNTQQIITNSQPTQHISLSQPINLLNSATGMVHNFSTIQQFTLPGLGSMVMSADGTATLLQNMDNLGMQLQIQNVNGQNVLTPVQSHSNILNPVQNVLAAGAVEMVIRTPQTGDGKIIQQHTPGVQFFSPNSGQFLVNEQASFGNQLSPMVANVSPNRQVMLNTSQVRPPNIQEQQEFIQMNEQTLMVPCATEQNLAGSSASNEQNTTFVQQNTTIVQQQTTMVSNNKISDFPMVGTTNGSVDLSLYIDHNHSYVLSAGTIHETYSMSPKSVINSASSELSMDQQTQQLHSVSTQPAGNQPNIGEAALMRSLTTTHSADNGQRSNSPAIDTITHVAASTPPLADARHYSSSMVSPVYYWNDIFPTLEIDGTGYWQTSQ from the exons ATGACAAGTCTGTTGATGAGTGATTCTATGGTGATAAATCAAGAAATCacaaatttgaataatatgAGCCAACAGCAGCAGCAATTGATACTGAACCAGCAACCACACGCGCAGCAGCAACAACAGTTGATGGAACAACACATATCGCAGTATGAAGAACAAAATGGAAGGCAATCCATGTATACTGAGCAGATGCAACAAATGCAAATTCTGCACGAACAGCAGCTGCAACAACCGGAGAATCAGTATGATCAAATTGCTATAACAAATCAGTTGAATCATCAGCAGAATTTTCATTACGCTAATCAAATGAATGATCAGCCTGTACAAACGTTACAGCAGAAGCACATGAATCAGCAACCAAGACGTTTCCAGCAAATGCAAAGACATAATGTTCAACTGCATCAAGTCAGTTCTCTCGACGCTTCTCTACAACCAATGCAGAATTATGACCGTCATCATGGCAATGACACTTTTGTTGAGAATACACAGAACCGAAATCGGGCACAGACGTTGTTACACTCGCCGATGCGTCACTGCCACCACCATTCCATACAACATCCGAAGGGTCAGAATTACCACAGAACGCCAAATCAATCGCAAGACCAATTTTATATGCAGCTTCCGCATCAGCAACAACGTTTCAATAACTCGGCTATAAACCCTCATATAGATATTATACAACCGAACAGATCGATAGCTCCGAATATAAATTCATCGGAAGATCGACGAGGGCATCATCGAATACATAGTGTCAATGAGGAGGATATTAGAAGCAAAGAAATGACTCAACAAATATATCAACGTCGGCTGTTAATGCACAATCACGGAAGACAGAGGCATCACGTACAAAGTGGAAATTtgcaaaatataaataatgataatatgCAAGGAATATATAAGCAGCACCACTCGcaatttcaaagaaattaCGATGAAGTAAAACGTTCTCATATGGAGATTAAAGATTATCAGCCGTATATGATTGTCAGTCAAGCAAGTGAATGTTCGACGGTGAGCAATATTATTGAAAGTAATGCACCTTCTGGGCAACCTAATAATTCCCATTTCAACCAACGAACCCCAATGTGGGAAGAGAATCGTCACCCTCAGTCTTCTCATCACTCTCTCCCGATATCTGTCAACAACGGCACATGCAATAATATGGATCGTGTACCTCCTCTTCATCATCATATACCTCCAATTCCAACATGGCCCGATGAAGTGGCCAGAAAAAAGGAGAAACCGGCTAAATCTCTGATCAAGAAACCGAGACATCACGTAGCAGAGATTAGAAGTAATCACGTTCAACAATCTAATACTAGTTCCAGAGAAGACCTCGATGGGTCTCCATCGAATAATCAGATTGGATCAACAGTTGGCAATTCACCAAGTTTCCTGGAAGATCCCAGTGGCTATTTAGCTCAACAGACTGCTCTGCTGAACAATACGATATCGAAACAAACTGGGGTCAGTAATTCACGAATGATTTTAAGCACTCCAAAAGTTACACGGATTAACAACAACCAAGAGAAATCTTCACAGTATGTTCCACAGCCGGAGCGATCTTCAGCAATAAGTCCCATCAGTTTGTCAAAGAACTCAGTCAAGTATTATAATACATCACCCATTATTGTGCACAGCAGCATGACTCCAACGTCGGTCGGTGTTAATTCCAATGATACAGACGACAATGCATGCCAGGGATGTCTAATAAGTCGAAATACTCAGTATGTGCAGGACCAGTATAAGCACCAGCATATGAATCAAGATCCAGTGACGTCATCCACCTTCAGTGAAAGATTGTCAACGAATCCACACATGGACCCGAGACCGATCCAAGGTGAAACCATTAGCACAAGTCATGAGTCACCAGTTCGTATAAACAGTCCAGCAAACTCTGATAACCCTTCCTCGTCAGTATCTGGTATCTTCTCACCTGTATCACCTCAAAGTCTTATATCATCACAACCATCCTCTCCCCGCAGTTACTCTCAGCCTCCGACTCCTTATACAAATCAACTTTCTCCCCAATTAATGACACCAGTCAGTCAACAACCATCCCATTCTTTTGTTACTGAAACTCAAGAACAACCAGTCTCTATAACGTCAGCGTCAAGTACTTCATCGTCAAGCCCCTGCTCCCAAAGGACACTTCGCCCTAAAAATCCTTCATCACCCTTATTAAAAAAGTGCGCATTACGACAACGAACATCCAATGGCTATCAATCCCATTCTTATACCACGGCCTCAGTATATTTACCAATGATGCCCTTCCATAGTTCCACAGCAATTACAACCATGGCTAGTGGCCACACATTCAGTTCTGGCACACTAACTTCGGTGTCAGCTGGTAAAGCTAATACGGTGACTGTATCGATCAATATGCCCTCCAGCATTCGCAAGACGGTGATTCCGAATATTCTGTCAACTAAAGATCAGCATCCAATTACGACGTCAACGAATATTGTCACATCAACAATTGTAAGTCCCACAAATTCATCTACAATCAATTACGGTCACATGAAAAATAGGGTCCTTTCAAAGTCTCCTTTGGAAATGGCACAGAGTGTTGTTAGTAGTATTCAATTACCTCCAGTGAGCGCCAAACCCACTGTAGCATATCACCAGGCTCATTTGACTCGACTACATCGTGATCATCATCTACAGgagcaacaacaacaacaacagcacCAGCAGCAAACACATCAATTGTCCCAgctacaacaacaacaacaacaacaacaacaacaacagtcGAATCTTCAAGCTCACAACATGTTGACGTCAACGGGAATGTTGAAACAGTCAGCCTCATCCACTCTCCCCGCAGGTCACATCTTAGTTCCCAGCGTTAGTCAATTGATAATGGCTAATAGTGGCATAGAAATTAGTGGTATCATGACTCCTGCTCGAACTAAGATAATTTCAAATACCAGTTCAATGGTGCCAATTTCAGTCTCGCCAATGGTAACGAGTATTACTGGGGCCATCAGCCAAGTAATACCTACAGTTCATGTAGCACACCAAGTGATAGGTCAGCCTACGGTTCTCGTCAATACCATTCAAACACCTGTGCTCATACAGCCAAGTGTTATGACTGTAGATGAAATTGGGCAGAATGTTGTAATACCGCATTTAACAGTTACTACTAACAATGGCCTCCAGAATACACAATCAATAGGCGAAACGAATCAGGACGTGACGAGAAAAATTGGTAGTACTGGTACTGCGAATAGACAGCCGACATTACTATCGCCTGAGACAGGAATGAAAAAGAAGGTTTACAAAAAACGAAAGAGTAATCCATCGACAGCAGGTTCTATACTGCATATTGCTCCATCACCACAAAACACGAGCATGCTCATACAAGCTCAGTCACACTCTGCacaacaaaattttgaaacgCAAAATGTCGGAGCCCCAATGTTCCAGGCGTTGACGATTATACCTGAAAAGGGCGGAGTACCTGCACAACTAGTTATGAATGGacaaaccgatgcaacatcgcaGCTCAACACACAACAAATCATCACTAACTCACAACCCACACAACACATTAGCCTCTCACAACCGATTAATCTGCTCAACAGTGCTACTGGCATGGTCCACAACTTCTCAACTATTCAGCAGTTCACCTTACCGGGCTTGGGTAGTATGGTAATGTCTGCTGATGGAACGGCGACTTTGTTACAGAATATGGATAACCTCGGTATGCAGCTTCAGATTCAGAATGTCAATGGTCAGAACGTTTTGACACCCGTGCAGAGTCATTCTAACATTTTGAATCCAGTGCAAAATGTCCTTGCAGCTGGAGCTGTAGAGATGGTTATAAGAACGCCTCAAACTGGGGATGGCAAAATCATTCAACAACACACTCCAGGGGTTCAGTTTTTTTCTCCGAATAGTGGACAATTTCTCGTCAATGAACAGGCTTCTTTCGGGAATCAACTAAGTCCGATGGTAGCCAATGTTAGCCCCAATCGACAAGTCATGTTGAACACATCTCAAGTACGGCCTCCCAATATTCAGGAGCAACAGGAGtttattcaaatgaatgaACAGACTCTTATGGTTCCCTGTGCAACTGAACAGAATCTCGCTGGTTCTTCTGCATCAAATGAGCAAAATACCACTTTCGTTCAACAGAATACCACAATTGTACAGCAGCAGACAACAATGGTCTCAAATAATAAGATATCAGATTTTCCAATGGTTGGGACCACTAATGGGAGTGTTGATCTCTCTCTGTATATCGACCACAATCACTCATATGTTTTGAGCGCTGGAACAATCCATGAGACATACTCAATGTCACCAAAGAGTGTTATTAACTCAGCTTCATCAGAACTAAGTATGGATCAACAAACGCAACAACT GCATTCAGTTTCAACGCAACCAGCTGGGAATCAGCCGAATATCGGAGAGGCAGCGTTAATGCGATCTCTGACCACAACCCACAGTGCGGATAATGGTCAGAGATCGAATAGTCCGGCCATCGATACTATAACTCACGTGGCAGCTTCGACGCCACCACTTGCGGATGCTAGACATTATTCATCATCAATGGTGAGTCCAG TATATTATTGGAATGACATTTTTCCTACATTGGAGATTGATGGTACGGGGTATTGGCAAACG agccaatga
- the LOC135170161 gene encoding mucin-2-like isoform X4, whose amino-acid sequence MTSLLMSDSMVINQEITNLNNMSQQQQQLILNQQPHAQQQQQLMEQHISQYEEQNGRQSMYTEQMQQMQILHEQQLQQPENQYDQIAITNQLNHQQNFHYANQMNDQPVQTLQQKHMNQQPRRFQQMQRHNVQLHQVSSLDASLQPMQNYDRHHGNDTFVENTQNRNRAQTLLHSPMRHCHHHSIQHPKGQNYHRTPNQSQDQFYMQLPHQQQRFNNSAINPHIDIIQPNRSIAPNINSSEDRRGHHRIHSVNEEDIRSKEMTQQIYQRRLLMHNHGRQRHHVQSGNLQNINNDNMQGIYKQHHSQFQRNYDEVKRSHMEIKDYQPYMIVSQASECSTVSNIIESNAPSGQPNNSHFNQRTPMWEENRHPQSSHHSLPISVNNGTCNNMDRVPPLHHHIPPIPTWPDEVARKKEKPAKSLIKKPRHHVAEIRSNHVQQSNTSSREDLDGSPSNNQIGSTVGNSPSFLEDPSGYLAQQTALLNNTISKQTGVSNSRMILSTPKVTRINNNQEKSSQYVPQPERSSAISPISLSKNSVKYYNTSPIIVHSSMTPTSVGVNSNDTDDNACQGCLISRNTQYVQDQYKHQHMNQDPVTSSTFSERLSTNPHMDPRPIQGETISTSHESPVRINSPANSDNPSSSVSGIFSPVSPQSLISSQPSSPRSYSQPPTPYTNQLSPQLMTPVSQQPSHSFVTETQEQPVSITSASSTSSSSPCSQRTLRPKNPSSPLLKKCALRQRTSNGYQSHSYTTASVYLPMMPFHSSTAITTMASGHTFSSGTLTSVSAGKANTVTVSINMPSSIRKTVIPNILSTKDQHPITTSTNIVTSTIVSPTNSSTINYGHMKNRVLSKSPLEMAQSVVSSIQLPPVSAKPTVAYHQAHLTRLHRDHHLQEQQQQQQHQQQTHQLSQLQQQQQQQQQQQSNLQAHNMLTSTGMLKQSASSTLPAGHILVPSVSQLIMANSGIEISGIMTPARTKIISNTSSMVPISVSPMVTSITGAISQVIPTVHVAHQVIGQPTVLVNTIQTPVLIQPSVMTVDEIGQNVVIPHLTVTTNNGLQNTQSIGETNQDVTRKIGSTGTANRQPTLLSPETGMKKKVYKKRKSNPSTAGSILHIAPSPQNTSMLIQAQSHSAQQNFETQNVGAPMFQALTIIPEKGGVPAQLVMNGQTDATSQLNTQQIITNSQPTQHISLSQPINLLNSATGMVHNFSTIQQFTLPGLGSMVMSADGTATLLQNMDNLGMQLQIQNVNGQNVLTPVQSHSNILNPVQNVLAAGAVEMVIRTPQTGDGKIIQQHTPGVQFFSPNSGQFLVNEQASFGNQLSPMVANVSPNRQVMLNTSQVRPPNIQEQQEFIQMNEQTLMVPCATEQNLAGSSASNEQNTTFVQQNTTIVQQQTTMVSNNKISDFPMVGTTNGSVDLSLYIDHNHSYVLSAGTIHETYSMSPKSVINSASSELSMDQQTQQLHSVSTQPAGNQPNIGEAALMRSLTTTHSADNGQRSNSPAIDTITHVAASTPPLADARHYSSSMYIIGMTFFLHWRLMVRGIGKRAND is encoded by the exons ATGACAAGTCTGTTGATGAGTGATTCTATGGTGATAAATCAAGAAATCacaaatttgaataatatgAGCCAACAGCAGCAGCAATTGATACTGAACCAGCAACCACACGCGCAGCAGCAACAACAGTTGATGGAACAACACATATCGCAGTATGAAGAACAAAATGGAAGGCAATCCATGTATACTGAGCAGATGCAACAAATGCAAATTCTGCACGAACAGCAGCTGCAACAACCGGAGAATCAGTATGATCAAATTGCTATAACAAATCAGTTGAATCATCAGCAGAATTTTCATTACGCTAATCAAATGAATGATCAGCCTGTACAAACGTTACAGCAGAAGCACATGAATCAGCAACCAAGACGTTTCCAGCAAATGCAAAGACATAATGTTCAACTGCATCAAGTCAGTTCTCTCGACGCTTCTCTACAACCAATGCAGAATTATGACCGTCATCATGGCAATGACACTTTTGTTGAGAATACACAGAACCGAAATCGGGCACAGACGTTGTTACACTCGCCGATGCGTCACTGCCACCACCATTCCATACAACATCCGAAGGGTCAGAATTACCACAGAACGCCAAATCAATCGCAAGACCAATTTTATATGCAGCTTCCGCATCAGCAACAACGTTTCAATAACTCGGCTATAAACCCTCATATAGATATTATACAACCGAACAGATCGATAGCTCCGAATATAAATTCATCGGAAGATCGACGAGGGCATCATCGAATACATAGTGTCAATGAGGAGGATATTAGAAGCAAAGAAATGACTCAACAAATATATCAACGTCGGCTGTTAATGCACAATCACGGAAGACAGAGGCATCACGTACAAAGTGGAAATTtgcaaaatataaataatgataatatgCAAGGAATATATAAGCAGCACCACTCGcaatttcaaagaaattaCGATGAAGTAAAACGTTCTCATATGGAGATTAAAGATTATCAGCCGTATATGATTGTCAGTCAAGCAAGTGAATGTTCGACGGTGAGCAATATTATTGAAAGTAATGCACCTTCTGGGCAACCTAATAATTCCCATTTCAACCAACGAACCCCAATGTGGGAAGAGAATCGTCACCCTCAGTCTTCTCATCACTCTCTCCCGATATCTGTCAACAACGGCACATGCAATAATATGGATCGTGTACCTCCTCTTCATCATCATATACCTCCAATTCCAACATGGCCCGATGAAGTGGCCAGAAAAAAGGAGAAACCGGCTAAATCTCTGATCAAGAAACCGAGACATCACGTAGCAGAGATTAGAAGTAATCACGTTCAACAATCTAATACTAGTTCCAGAGAAGACCTCGATGGGTCTCCATCGAATAATCAGATTGGATCAACAGTTGGCAATTCACCAAGTTTCCTGGAAGATCCCAGTGGCTATTTAGCTCAACAGACTGCTCTGCTGAACAATACGATATCGAAACAAACTGGGGTCAGTAATTCACGAATGATTTTAAGCACTCCAAAAGTTACACGGATTAACAACAACCAAGAGAAATCTTCACAGTATGTTCCACAGCCGGAGCGATCTTCAGCAATAAGTCCCATCAGTTTGTCAAAGAACTCAGTCAAGTATTATAATACATCACCCATTATTGTGCACAGCAGCATGACTCCAACGTCGGTCGGTGTTAATTCCAATGATACAGACGACAATGCATGCCAGGGATGTCTAATAAGTCGAAATACTCAGTATGTGCAGGACCAGTATAAGCACCAGCATATGAATCAAGATCCAGTGACGTCATCCACCTTCAGTGAAAGATTGTCAACGAATCCACACATGGACCCGAGACCGATCCAAGGTGAAACCATTAGCACAAGTCATGAGTCACCAGTTCGTATAAACAGTCCAGCAAACTCTGATAACCCTTCCTCGTCAGTATCTGGTATCTTCTCACCTGTATCACCTCAAAGTCTTATATCATCACAACCATCCTCTCCCCGCAGTTACTCTCAGCCTCCGACTCCTTATACAAATCAACTTTCTCCCCAATTAATGACACCAGTCAGTCAACAACCATCCCATTCTTTTGTTACTGAAACTCAAGAACAACCAGTCTCTATAACGTCAGCGTCAAGTACTTCATCGTCAAGCCCCTGCTCCCAAAGGACACTTCGCCCTAAAAATCCTTCATCACCCTTATTAAAAAAGTGCGCATTACGACAACGAACATCCAATGGCTATCAATCCCATTCTTATACCACGGCCTCAGTATATTTACCAATGATGCCCTTCCATAGTTCCACAGCAATTACAACCATGGCTAGTGGCCACACATTCAGTTCTGGCACACTAACTTCGGTGTCAGCTGGTAAAGCTAATACGGTGACTGTATCGATCAATATGCCCTCCAGCATTCGCAAGACGGTGATTCCGAATATTCTGTCAACTAAAGATCAGCATCCAATTACGACGTCAACGAATATTGTCACATCAACAATTGTAAGTCCCACAAATTCATCTACAATCAATTACGGTCACATGAAAAATAGGGTCCTTTCAAAGTCTCCTTTGGAAATGGCACAGAGTGTTGTTAGTAGTATTCAATTACCTCCAGTGAGCGCCAAACCCACTGTAGCATATCACCAGGCTCATTTGACTCGACTACATCGTGATCATCATCTACAGgagcaacaacaacaacaacagcacCAGCAGCAAACACATCAATTGTCCCAgctacaacaacaacaacaacaacaacaacaacaacagtcGAATCTTCAAGCTCACAACATGTTGACGTCAACGGGAATGTTGAAACAGTCAGCCTCATCCACTCTCCCCGCAGGTCACATCTTAGTTCCCAGCGTTAGTCAATTGATAATGGCTAATAGTGGCATAGAAATTAGTGGTATCATGACTCCTGCTCGAACTAAGATAATTTCAAATACCAGTTCAATGGTGCCAATTTCAGTCTCGCCAATGGTAACGAGTATTACTGGGGCCATCAGCCAAGTAATACCTACAGTTCATGTAGCACACCAAGTGATAGGTCAGCCTACGGTTCTCGTCAATACCATTCAAACACCTGTGCTCATACAGCCAAGTGTTATGACTGTAGATGAAATTGGGCAGAATGTTGTAATACCGCATTTAACAGTTACTACTAACAATGGCCTCCAGAATACACAATCAATAGGCGAAACGAATCAGGACGTGACGAGAAAAATTGGTAGTACTGGTACTGCGAATAGACAGCCGACATTACTATCGCCTGAGACAGGAATGAAAAAGAAGGTTTACAAAAAACGAAAGAGTAATCCATCGACAGCAGGTTCTATACTGCATATTGCTCCATCACCACAAAACACGAGCATGCTCATACAAGCTCAGTCACACTCTGCacaacaaaattttgaaacgCAAAATGTCGGAGCCCCAATGTTCCAGGCGTTGACGATTATACCTGAAAAGGGCGGAGTACCTGCACAACTAGTTATGAATGGacaaaccgatgcaacatcgcaGCTCAACACACAACAAATCATCACTAACTCACAACCCACACAACACATTAGCCTCTCACAACCGATTAATCTGCTCAACAGTGCTACTGGCATGGTCCACAACTTCTCAACTATTCAGCAGTTCACCTTACCGGGCTTGGGTAGTATGGTAATGTCTGCTGATGGAACGGCGACTTTGTTACAGAATATGGATAACCTCGGTATGCAGCTTCAGATTCAGAATGTCAATGGTCAGAACGTTTTGACACCCGTGCAGAGTCATTCTAACATTTTGAATCCAGTGCAAAATGTCCTTGCAGCTGGAGCTGTAGAGATGGTTATAAGAACGCCTCAAACTGGGGATGGCAAAATCATTCAACAACACACTCCAGGGGTTCAGTTTTTTTCTCCGAATAGTGGACAATTTCTCGTCAATGAACAGGCTTCTTTCGGGAATCAACTAAGTCCGATGGTAGCCAATGTTAGCCCCAATCGACAAGTCATGTTGAACACATCTCAAGTACGGCCTCCCAATATTCAGGAGCAACAGGAGtttattcaaatgaatgaACAGACTCTTATGGTTCCCTGTGCAACTGAACAGAATCTCGCTGGTTCTTCTGCATCAAATGAGCAAAATACCACTTTCGTTCAACAGAATACCACAATTGTACAGCAGCAGACAACAATGGTCTCAAATAATAAGATATCAGATTTTCCAATGGTTGGGACCACTAATGGGAGTGTTGATCTCTCTCTGTATATCGACCACAATCACTCATATGTTTTGAGCGCTGGAACAATCCATGAGACATACTCAATGTCACCAAAGAGTGTTATTAACTCAGCTTCATCAGAACTAAGTATGGATCAACAAACGCAACAACT GCATTCAGTTTCAACGCAACCAGCTGGGAATCAGCCGAATATCGGAGAGGCAGCGTTAATGCGATCTCTGACCACAACCCACAGTGCGGATAATGGTCAGAGATCGAATAGTCCGGCCATCGATACTATAACTCACGTGGCAGCTTCGACGCCACCACTTGCGGATGCTAGACATTATTCATCATCAATG TATATTATTGGAATGACATTTTTCCTACATTGGAGATTGATGGTACGGGGTATTGGCAAACG agccaatgattaa